Proteins encoded within one genomic window of Hahella chejuensis KCTC 2396:
- the glmM gene encoding phosphoglucosamine mutase — MSKEYFGTDGIRGRVGEGPITPEFMLKLGWAAGRVFRQEGRRNRVLIGKDTRISGYIFESALESGLAAAGVDVAMLGPMPTPAIAYLTRTFRACAGIVISASHNPFNDNGVKFFSAEGTKLPDSTEEQIEHFIRQPMEIVPSSQLGKAARFEDAKGRYIEFCKSTVPFHMSFAGMRVVLDCAQGATYQVAPSVFKELGAKVETIGVTPDGLNINHEIGSTHPDQLAAKVVEAGADLGIAFDGDGDRVVMVDHKGEIVDGDEILYIIARDKMRKGRLKGGVVGTLMTNFGAELAFGELGIPFERANVGDRYVMEALLRNDWCLGGEGSGHIVCLDRTTTGDGIISSLQVLAALSDLGITLHEAKKGMSKLPQHMINVRVSQKVDIKGHTTIQSAVANAEKQFAGKGRVLLRSSGTEPVIRVMAEGEDEAKVRSIVAELAKIVEGSV, encoded by the coding sequence ATGAGTAAAGAGTATTTTGGTACCGATGGGATACGTGGAAGAGTAGGTGAAGGCCCTATTACTCCTGAATTTATGTTGAAATTGGGTTGGGCGGCTGGACGTGTTTTTCGTCAGGAGGGGCGTCGTAACCGGGTTCTCATTGGTAAAGATACTCGTATATCTGGATATATTTTTGAATCTGCGTTGGAATCAGGGTTGGCGGCGGCGGGTGTAGACGTTGCGATGCTGGGGCCAATGCCAACACCTGCCATTGCGTATCTTACCCGCACATTTCGTGCTTGCGCAGGTATTGTTATCAGCGCATCACACAATCCGTTCAATGACAACGGAGTTAAATTTTTCTCGGCTGAGGGGACTAAACTTCCCGACTCAACGGAAGAGCAGATTGAGCACTTCATTCGGCAGCCTATGGAGATTGTGCCGTCAAGCCAGTTAGGTAAGGCTGCTCGGTTTGAGGATGCAAAAGGCCGTTACATAGAATTCTGTAAAAGTACAGTCCCCTTTCATATGTCATTTGCAGGAATGCGTGTTGTGCTGGACTGCGCGCAAGGCGCGACCTATCAAGTTGCGCCTAGTGTTTTTAAAGAGTTGGGCGCCAAAGTCGAGACTATTGGCGTGACGCCGGATGGTTTGAATATTAATCATGAAATAGGTTCTACTCACCCTGATCAATTGGCCGCCAAAGTGGTTGAGGCAGGCGCGGATCTGGGGATTGCTTTCGATGGCGACGGGGACCGTGTTGTCATGGTTGACCACAAAGGTGAGATTGTTGATGGTGATGAGATCCTGTATATCATTGCGCGCGACAAAATGCGTAAGGGGCGTTTAAAAGGCGGTGTTGTCGGAACGCTAATGACGAACTTCGGCGCAGAGCTTGCCTTCGGTGAATTGGGGATTCCCTTCGAACGCGCTAACGTTGGCGATAGATATGTTATGGAGGCGCTGCTGCGTAACGACTGGTGTCTGGGTGGTGAAGGCTCCGGGCATATTGTTTGTTTGGATCGGACTACTACGGGGGATGGTATTATTTCCTCTTTGCAGGTTTTGGCGGCGCTTTCGGATTTGGGAATTACGCTCCATGAGGCTAAAAAAGGCATGAGTAAGTTGCCCCAGCATATGATTAATGTGAGGGTAAGTCAGAAAGTGGATATAAAGGGGCACACGACAATCCAATCTGCTGTTGCTAATGCTGAAAAGCAATTTGCAGGCAAGGGGAGGGTGTTGTTGAGGTCATCAGGGACCGAGCCGGTCATTAGGGTGATGGCCGAAGGTGAGGATGAAGCTAAAGTTCGTTCTATAGTGGCTGAGCTGGCTAAAATAGTTGAAGGGTCTGTGTAA
- the folP gene encoding dihydropteroate synthase, which translates to MKLTLPNSVLDLSAPVVMGVLNVTPDSFSDGGRFLSPDDALSQVEKMVTEGAAFIDIGGESTRPGAAPVTVSQELDRVCPLVEAVRARFDVNISVDTSTPEVMRESVVLGADLINDVRALSREGALEAAASSGAAICLMHMKGEPGAMQDNPTYTDIVKEVSSYLGERRSVALEAGIDIDRIMLDPGFGFGKTLEHNLVLMKHLQVFVDMGSPVLVGVSRKSMLGMITGKAVEERLIASVSAAAVAIYNGARIIRAHDVGATVDAIKVAAAIRGV; encoded by the coding sequence ATGAAGCTGACACTTCCAAACTCTGTATTGGACTTGAGCGCCCCAGTGGTTATGGGGGTGTTGAATGTCACTCCTGATTCTTTCTCTGATGGGGGACGGTTTTTGTCTCCAGATGACGCTTTAAGCCAAGTTGAAAAGATGGTAACCGAAGGAGCCGCCTTTATTGATATTGGTGGAGAGTCCACTAGGCCCGGGGCGGCTCCAGTGACGGTCAGTCAGGAGTTGGATAGAGTTTGTCCATTAGTTGAGGCTGTGCGGGCGCGCTTTGATGTAAATATTTCTGTGGACACCAGCACCCCTGAAGTGATGCGTGAGTCAGTGGTCCTTGGAGCGGACTTAATTAATGATGTGCGCGCTCTGAGTCGAGAGGGCGCACTGGAGGCGGCTGCATCCTCAGGAGCGGCTATCTGTCTGATGCATATGAAGGGAGAGCCCGGAGCTATGCAGGATAATCCAACCTATACTGATATTGTTAAAGAGGTATCGTCATACTTGGGTGAAAGACGCTCTGTCGCGCTCGAAGCAGGAATCGATATAGATAGAATAATGTTGGATCCAGGGTTTGGTTTCGGCAAAACCTTGGAGCACAACCTCGTTCTAATGAAACATTTGCAAGTGTTTGTGGACATGGGCTCCCCTGTGTTGGTGGGAGTGTCTCGCAAAAGCATGCTGGGAATGATAACAGGTAAAGCGGTGGAGGAGCGCCTGATTGCAAGCGTTTCCGCTGCGGCGGTCGCCATATATAACGGCGCTCGTATAATTAGAGCGCATGACGTCGGAGCTACTGTTGATGCAATTAAAGTGGCTGCAGCGATTAGAGGAGTCTAA